CGTCACGGTCTGGGTGGTTTCCTGAACAGAACCCAACAGTTTGAATTTGTGCCAATCGGCAGACTGTTCCGAAGTCGGAAGATGCAAGGCGCAAGAAAAAGGCAAGGCCGACGCGTATGCCCATACGCGAGGATTTGTCTTTTTGGCAGCAACGCAGCAGATTGCAGCTTCGGGGCCGTCTGCTAGTATCGCCACCACAGGGTAATGGACGGACCGAGCAGGAGATAGAGCAGGCAGCCGAGGCTGAGGAACGGACCGAACGGCACGCGTGTCTGCACGCCCTTTGCGCCGGGCCGGACCATGTAGGCAAGACTGCCAGCCAGTCCGGCAATGCCGCCCGCCAGAATGGTGAAGGGCAGCCCCTGCACCCCCACGATCGCACCGATGAATCCCATGAGCTTCACATCCCCGGTGCCGAGACCGTCCTGACCGCGCAGCAGCTTGTAGCCCTGCTGCAGAATCCAGAACATGCCTGCACCCACGAGCGCGCCGAGCACGGCCTGTTCCCAGCCGGGCCGGGGCAGGACAAAGCCCGCACCAAGGGCCAGCGCCGTGCCGCCGAGCGTGATGCGGTCCGGAAGCAGAAAGGTCTCGAAATCGATGAAGCTCGCCGAGGCCAGCATGACCCCGAACACCAGATAGACCAGCCACGACAGGGTCGGCCCGAACTGATGGGCAAGGGCCACGGACAGGGCGCAGCAGGCCAGCTCCGTGAGCACGTAGCGCGGACCGATGGGCATGTTGCAGTGACGACAGCGACCGCGCAGCAGCAGATAGCTGATCAGCGGGATGGTGTCCCGCCATTCCAGCCGATTCTCGCAATACGGACAGGTCGAGCCGAAGGGACGGAATATGGGCTGCTCCGCTATCCAGCGATGAATGAAAACCGTGGCGATGCCGCCAAGTTCCAGCCCGGCCACAGCCGCGGCCACCAGAAAAATCCATTGCGGTATGGGAAAAACGTACTCTGCCATGAGACTTGAATAATCACCGTGTTTGCTGCAAGGTTGTGCCTCGGGTCGGCATATGTTCATCTACGTCATTCGCGGCCCGGCCACAAGCCTAGCAGCCCGTTGGAAAAATGAAAAATACCGGCTGTCCGGGAACGGTGGAATGCAACGCAGCAGATCACCATTTCGGGACAGCATGACGCATGCGTTTCAAAGGAGTCCCCATGTCAGGCCATCGTTTCATTCCCCGGTATTCCGAAGACCAGCTCGCGCAAATCCAGCTCGACGGCCTGAAATGGACAGTGAACCACGCGTTCAACGGCAGTCCCTTCTACAACACCCGCCTGCGGGAAGCGGGCGTCGAGCCGGGCGACATCACCAGCCTCGACGACATCCGAAAGCTGCCCGTGACCACGGCACAGGACCTGCGCGACGAATATCCCCTGCCCCTGCTTTCCGTGCCCGAGTCCGACATAGTGCGCATCCACGCGTCCAGCGGCACCACGGGCAAGCGCAAGGTGCTGAGCTACACGCAAAGGGACGTGGACGTGTGGAAGGACATGTTCGCCCGCTGTTACGAACTGGCGGGCCTGACCGTGACGGATCGCGTGCAGATATGCGTGGGCTACGGCCTGTGGACCGCCGGAGCCGGTTTTCAGGCCGGCTGCGAACACTTCGGTGCCATGGCGGTTCCCGTGGGCCCGGGCCTGCTGGACATCCAGCTCCAGATGCTGGAAGACCTCGGCACCACCTGCATGTGCTCCACGGCCTCCATGGCCCTGCTCATGGGCGAGGAAGTGCAGAAGCACGGCCTGCGTGACAGGATTTCCCTGAAAAAGGCCATCTTCGGCTCCGAGGCGCACACCCCGAGGATGCGCAAGCAGTTCGAGGAAGCCCTCGGACTGGAGGACAGCTTCGACATCGCGGGCATGACCGAACTCTACGGCCCGGGCGCGGGGCTGGAATGCGCCGCGCATCAGGGCATCCACTACTGGGCGGACCGCTACATTCTGGAAATTCTGGATCCCGTGACCCTGGAGCCAGTGGCCCCGGGCGAACAGGGCGAAATGGTGGTCACCACCTTGTGCAAGGAAGGCGCGCCCCTGATCCGCTACCGCACCCACGATCTGTCCCGGATCATTCCGGGCCTGTGCGACTGCGGCGTGACCATGCCCCGGCACGACAGGATATTCGGCCGCTCCGACGACATGATCATCTTCCGCGGCGTGAACATCTATCCCGGTCAGGTTGCCTCGGCCCTTGCCCCGTTCCCGGAACTCTCGTCCGAATACCAGATTCTCCTGACCCGCCGCGAGGGGCTGGATCACATGACCGTGCGCGTGGAACGGGCAACCGGAACGGATTCCGCCAATGACGAAAGACTGGCCCGGGCCGTGTCCGACGAAATCCGCAAGCAGATTCTGGTGCGCACCACGGTCGCCGTGGTCAACCCCGGCGAACTGCCGCGCAGTTTTGCCAAGACCAAGCGCGTGCAGGACGAACGCGACTGATCCCCGCTCGAAAAATTCCGAAGAGCTTGTGAAATTCGGAATTTCGATTTATTTCAAGCCACTGAAAAAAAGCGTCTATTTCCGCCCCCTCATCGGTGAATGAAAATTCGCCGATGGGGTCCGATAATCCTTGCAGGTCGTGCATCCCCTCTATATGTTGCCCTCCCAATTCAATGTGAAAGGAGGCGGAAAGCCATGGGCAAATCACTGAGATACATAACCGATTCCCTTGCCTGGAACGTTTTCCTGCTTGTTTTTGGATCCTTCGTGTTCATCATCGGGTACAATGGAATCGCAGCGCATCACGATTTCATTCCCGGAGCAACATATGGGCTTTCGGTCGTGGCCCAGAAATACGAGCCATCCCTGTCCGTGGGACAGTGGTACTTTTTTCTGAACCTGCCCCTGTTCCTCGTGGCATGGAAAGGCGTGAGCAGACGGTTCTTTTTCCTGAACCTGTTCACCATGGGCCTCATATCCCTCATGACCTCGTACCTGCCCATGGATCTGGGCATCCAGAACGAGATGAACGCAGCCATTGCAGCCGGGGCCATCATGGGCGCGGGCAGCGGCATCATTCTCCGTTCCTACGGCGGCGGTGGCGGTCTGGACGTTGTCGCGGTGATCATGAACCGCAAGTACGGCTGGCGCATCGGCGTGTTCTACTTCGCCATCAATGCCGGGGTCATGGTTCTGGCCATGGCCATGTACGTGCCTGACAAGATCATCATCTCGCTTGTCATGCTCGCCATCAGCTCGGTGGTGACCGAATACGTGCTGTCCCTGTTCAACCAGCGCAAGGCCGTGCGGATCATCACGAACAAATCCAAGGCGGTTGTCAGACGCATCACCCGGAACAGGAAGCTGCACGCCACCATCATCCCGGCCATCGGCGGCTATTCCGGCGGGCGCGTGGACATGGTCTATTCCATCACGGACAACCTGCGGCTCCGCGCACTGGAACAGGCCGTGTTCCAGGTCGACCCGAATGCCGTCTTCGTGGTGGAGAACACCTTCAGCGTCATGGGCGGCAACTTTGCCCGCCCCAAGGCGTACTGAAAAAAAATCATTCCCGATTCCCCCAAAAAACAAGGCCGGTACCTGCAAAGGTACCGGCCTTTCCTGTTGAAATATCTTCCCCCGCCGGAGGCTGTCGGGGGATTCCAAAGGGTCATGACCCTTTGGCCGCCGGAGGCAAAATCATTCGACAATCCCGCCAAGGGCGGCTTCCTTTCCCTCTTCTCCCCCATACTCCACATGCTCCAGCGTCAGCCCCTGCGGCGGTGCGGTCGCGGGCAGCAAAGTGCGATCCACCCTTTCCAGCAGTTCCGGTACATCGTCCGGGGAGAGCCTGCCACGACCGACCGCCACGAGACACCCCATGAGGTTGCGCACCATCTGCTTGAGAAATCCGTCCGCGGAAACGCGCCACAGGGTTTCCGGACATCCCGGAACATGGGTGAAACCGAACTCCGAGATGGTCCGCACCGTGCTCTTCACGGGTGTGCCCACATTCTGGAACGCGGCAAAATCATGGGTGCCGCACAGATGCGCGGCTGCGCGCTCCATGTTCTCCAGATCAAGAGAACCGCAACCCCACACGAACCGCCTGCGCTGGGGCAGCACGTATTCCCGGGTATGCCAGAGCGCATAGGTGTAGGTCTTGGAAACAGCGGAATAGCGGGAATGAAAATCGGGATAGGCCGGACCGGCCTCAAGTACGCGCACGTCGCGGGGCAGCAGGCTGTTCAGGGCACGCGCCCACGGCAGGTCGGCCCGCTCGTCAGGCACGTCGAAATGCGCCACCTGCCCCAGGGCATGCACGCCTGCATCGGTACGGCCCGAGCCGTGCGCCCGAACCGAATGACCGAGAATGGACGCCGCAGCCAGCTCCAGTTCGCCCTGCACGGTCCGATCCCGGGGCTGCAACTGCCAGCCGGAAAAATCCGTGCCGTCGTAGGCAAGAGTCAGTCGTATGCGGGCCATCTACTGCTGAAACGGTATCTGAAGCGCAGTGAGCGCCTCGGACAGCTTGGCGGCCTTCTTGGCCTCGACAAAGGTGAGAATCTCTCCGGCCTGACGACCGCGCATGCCGGACAAAACCTTGACGGCCAGATCCTCGTCCATATTCTGGAGAATCTCGGCGGCCTTCTTGGCCTTGGTGTTGGACAGCATGTCCACGAGCTGCTTGACGCGCTTGTCCTTGACGTTCCTGGCCTCGTCCAGCATCTGCCGGATTTCCGCATGCATCCTGCGCACCTGCTCGGCCTCGGCCTTGATGCCGGCTTCCATCTCGCGCAGGGTGCGCTCCTTGACGGCCAATTCCTCTTCCTTGCGCTTCAGGGCCTTCCACTCGGCGGGCAAATCCTTTTCCGTGCGGGTGCCGTCCTTGCCCACGGCCTTTTCCACGGCCTTGGCCTCACGCTCCTTGGCCGCCTTTTCCTCGGCGGCAAGGTCGGGCTTGGCCGAAGCGTCTTCCTCGGCTGCCACGGCCACGGACTGGGCAACTTCGGGAACCACGGTTTCCAGCACGTTGAGTGTCATGGAATCGACACTCAGCATGCAGAAGGCCGCGAGCTTGAGAAACGCCAGAAACGCGAGAGCGGTCAGAATCCTAGAGAGCCTCAGGTTCGTGGCGAATCGTTGCCATTTCGTCGTTTTCCTTTTGTTCCCGGAGCTGTTCTTCATCATGATGCTTCCTGGCTTGGCTTTCCTTGAGCTTTTCCAGGAGCTTTCTGTCCCTGGATCGGGCAATGGCCTCACGACGGCACTTTTGCAATTTCAGTTCCAACTGGGAGAGTTCCACACGGGCCACGGAAATATCCTGAGCCAGGGCTTCCCTGTACTGCCGCCAGAGCCACATCATGTTGACATCGCTCGCGGATTCGCCCTGTCTGGCCTCGTGCTCGGCCAGCCGCGCTTCCAGATCACGGACAACGCGCTGCTGATCGTCATGCGCACGCTGGGCACGCGCCAGATCGGCCCGGGCCTGTTCCTCGCGCTGCTCGCGATATTCCAGAACCTTCTGGAGCTTGAAGCGAAACGGCTTGGCCATGGTCCGTCTCCCGGACTACTTTTCGGCGGAGCCGGGTTTTCCGGCAAGGCCGCAGTAGCCCACTTCCCTTTCCCTATCCAGCCAGCGCCACATCATGCACATGGTGGTCTGGCACATCTTCATCTTGTCATCCCCGGTCTTGAGCAGGGGACAGTACTTGAACTTGGCGTCGCTTTCCGCAGTCTGCATGGTTCCTCCACTGGTCAATGAAAAACGGCGCACCGGGAATCCCGATGCGCCGTCATCATAGCCATGTTCAGGCGGTCTGTCAGCCCTCGGACCGCGCCTCGGTCTTCCCGGCCTCGGCCACGGGATCCGACTCGGACCCGGCGGGTTCCCCGGCAATGGCCGATCCGCACATGTCCACCAGCGTTTCCATGCCCAGCAGGCACTTGAGCTTCTGCAGAGCCAGCACGCCCTTGCGCTGATCCTCGTCAAGCACTTCGGCATAGCCGCCGTCCCGGACAACCTTGGCGAATTCCCGCTTCTTGAGCTTGGGGTTGGCTGCAAACCGCTGCTCGAAATTCTCGGCATATTCACGAATCAGGGCATTGACCTCGGATTCGGGCAGGTTCATGGCCTGCCGGATGTTCGCGGCCAATTCCTCCGGGGCAAGCAGATCGGACTCGATCACGGTCCTGAAGCTCCGCGCGGCCCGGGCAGCGCCCTCGTAGATATGACTGCGCTTGACCACGTTCATGCCGCCCCATCCGGCCCTGAGCCATTTGAACAGGTTGGTGCGGGTCATGGTGCCATCCTCGGACTCCATGAACACCTGAACCGAACCGGACCCGTACATGAACGTGTCCATCCAGCCCACCATGCTCACATTGATGCCCTCGATGCCGGAATAGAAATACTGCCACTGGGCATCGTCCAGCACCGCGCCCTTGCGGCCCACGTCCGATTTGCCGTCCTGCTCGGAAATGGACAGGAACACGTTGCGGCCCTTGTACTTCACGAGCACCAGAAGCCGCTTCAGATCATATCCGTAATAGCTCTCGGCAAAGGAATCCGGGGTGCACACCTCGAATTCCCGGCCGCGCACCAGCACGGGCTCGGACAGTTCGGCCAGATCGTCCCACAGGCCGCGGCCGCGCGTCACGATCTCGCTCCCGTCGCGCCAGCCGCTCACGCGCAGCACGGACGGCACCAGCAGATAGTTCGGAATGTCGGGATTGTAGAAATAGCGGAGAATCCGGTCCAGACTGCTGTTCACCTCGGAGGTGAGCAGAATGCCCTGACCGTCGTACCGCTTGGGCAGGGCCACATTCTCAGCATTGAAACCGCCCGCGTCCAGATAGTCGAAAAGTCCGGTCAGCCGCGTTGCGTCAAATGCGGTGCCCTTGTTCAGCACATCGAACAGATAGTCCAGCCCCTGTGCTGCCTGGGGCGTGATCTCCTCGGCCTTGACCTTGGCCTTTCCGGAGGAAGTCACGTTGGCCGATTCCGCAGCTTCAGCCATGGTGCCGGAAAAAAGAAAAACAACAGCCAGCACGCTCGCAAGCGCGCAGGCTACCCTCGCAGCCACTTTGCCGCGAAATTCATGATTACGCATATAATTCAGCTTCATATCCTTTTTTGGGGCCCGTCCGCAAACGGCCTGTCTTTACTCCCCTTCCGAATCCAATATGTAGTGACGTTTTCGCGCTTTGGCAAGTATTCTTCCCCTTCGGGTCAATGGTCGGAATTTCCATCCCTTTTCCGAAAATCCATGAGTCCGCCGCGCACGAGCGCCCCCTTGCCGAACCGACCGCGCACCGCATCCACGGCCCTGTCCAGCCCGCTGGTCGCTTCCTGCGGGCCCTCGGCCTGCTCCAGCAGCGAGAGTTGTCGCTCCCGAGCCTCGAAATTGGACACGCCCACGCCGATGAGCCGCACGGCCCGAGGCAGTTCCAACTGCTCCAGCAGCTCCCACGCCGTCTCGAAAATCAGTGCGGTGTTGTCGGTCCGGGCCTCCAGCGTACGGCTGCGCGTGATCTGCCGGAAATCCGCGAATTTGACCTTGAGCGTCACGGTGCGCCCCCTGTGCCCGTGCCGACGCAGGTCCGCGCCCACCCGCTCGGACTGGACCAGCAGCCATTTTCGCAGTTCGCCTCGGTCCGACGTGTCCGCCTCGAACGTGTTTTCCGCGCTCGTGGACTTCACGCCCCCGTCAATGCACACTCCGTTCGGGTCGATGCCGTGCGATCTGTCGAACAGTACGCCACCCGCCTTGCCGAGCCGCTGCACCCAGAAATCCCGAGGATACCGCCGCACGTCCCCGCACGTACGCACGCCGAACCTGCGCAATGTCTCCTGCATGCGCTTGCCCACGCCCGGCACCTTGGCCACGGCCAGGTTCAGCAGAAACGCGTCCATGTCTTCGGGATGGATCACGGCCAGCCCGTCCGGCTTGTCCAGATCGGAGGCAATCTTGGCCAGAAACCGGATCGGTGCCGCGCCCACCGAGCATGTCAGCCCGGTACGCGCCCGCATCCGCGCCTTGATGCGCCTGCCCAGTTCCTCCACCGGGCCGAACAGCCGCTCCAGACCGGTGCCATCCATGTACGCCTCGTCCACGCTCGCCTGTTCCACCAGAGGCGAGAACTCGCCGAGCACGCCCATGACACGGGCCGAAACCTCCTTGTAACGCGCCATCCGGCCCGGAACCAGCACCATGTCCGGGCACAGCTGCCGCGCCTTGATCACGCTCATGGCCGAGCGCACCCCGTACTTGCGCACCTCGTAGCTCGCCGCCGAAATCACGCCGCGATCCGACGAACCGCCCACGGCAACAGGCAACCCGCGCAGCGCCGGGTTGTCCAGTTGTTCCACGGAGGCGAAAAACGCGTCCATGTCGATGTGCAGTATCCAGATTTGCATGAAGATGATGCCTCCGGCAGCCCCCCCCCGGGGGGCCGGGCGCTGCCCGGACCCGCCAAGGAGCAAGGCCCCTTGGATCCCCATCCGTTTTCGGGAAGTGCGGCTGTCAGGTGAATGCTCTGACGAGACATTCGCCTGACAGCCGCACTTCCCGAAAACAGGTTCCGCTACAAGAAATTTTCCTTTTTTTCCCTTGAAAATCCCTTCCGACAGGACAATCTCTGTCATCCCGCGTCCAACTCCGCCGCCAGTCGGCCTCTCAAGCTGCCCGTCCCCTTGCAGGCGGCGGAGAGCCAAAAAGCTTTGGGAGATTCTTAAGAACCTTTTCTCGAAAAGGTTCTTAAGCCGCCGGAGGCTGACTCGGTGAATGCACGCGACAGGCCTCGACAAGCGCGGCGGGTACATTCGGGCAGGAGCCGAAGTGCAGATGCACGTAGGAGCCGAGCACATTGCCGGACAGGAACCCTTCGGCAGCATCCAGCGGTCCCTTCCTGCCGGACATGGCATAGATGGGCTCAAGGGCGCGGGCCTGTTCGTTGTCGCGCAGGGTCGAATAATGGAATTCATGACCGCGCGCCACGGTTCCGGCCGGGCCGAGCAGGGAATCACGGGTCGTGGTGATTTCGCGATAGCCGAGAGCGCGGAACCGGTCGCCCATTTCCGCACGGCAGGGAAAGACCCCGCACATGGGATAGCGGCCCCGATTCGTGATGATGTCGTCCATGAGATACATGAACCCGCCGCACTCGGCATAGGCCGGGCCACCGGATTCGCAGAAGGCCTTTATGTCCCGGCGCAGCCTGTTGTTCTGGCCGAGTTCGAAGGCATAGAGTTCGGGATAGCCGCCACCGAAATACAGGCCGTCCACCTCGGGCAGGCTGCGATCGCGTATGGGCGAGAATTCCACGAGCCGCGCCCCGGCAGCGCGCAGCAGCCGCAGGTTTTCCTCGTAGTAGAAACAGAAGGCCTCATCCCGGGCCAGACCGATGCGCACCCCGCCAAGGGGCGGAACCGGTTCGAAATTCGGTTCATCCTCGTGCACGGGCAGCGCCGCGAGCAGTGCGTCCAGATTGATGTTCGCAGCCACCCAGTCCGCAAGACGGGAATACAGGGCCGGATCCGGCTCCTCTTCCGCCGTGGTCAACCCGAGATGGCGGGACGGCACGGTCACGGACTCGTCCCGGGGCAGACAGCCGAGCACGGGAATGCCGGGCATCAGGGTCATGGCCTCGCGCAGCAGATCCGCATGGTTTTCGCTGCCCACGCGATTGAAAATGACTCCCGCAATGGAGAGGTCGCGATCGAACCCGGCGTATCCGGCCACGAGCGCAGCGGCCGACCGGGCCATGGATCGGGCGTCCACCACCAGAATCACGGGCAGGTCGAGCATCTTGGCGAGCTGGGCCGTGCTTCCGGTCTCGTTCGTGGCGGAAAACCCGTCGAACAATCCCATGACGCCTTCGACCACGGCCACATCGGCATCCGAGGCATGGCGGATGAACAGGGCGCGATTGGTCTCCGGCGCAAGCATCCAGCCGTCCAGATTGTGACTGGGCACGGGCTCGCCGCTGCGTGCGGAGGCAAGCGCATGGTGTCCGGGGTCGATGAAATCCGGGCCGCACTTGAAGGGCTGCACCCGAAGGCCGTTCCGGGCCAACGCGCCCATGAGACCGAGCGCCACCGAGGTCTTGCCGCACCCGCTGTGCGTTCCGGCCACCACGAATCCCTTGCGCCCGCTCATGTTCGCTTCCCTGTCTGCGAGTCCGGCCTAGGCCAGATTCTTCTTTTTGATGTAGTTGCGCAGCCTGGCCCCTTCCTCGTGGCCCGGGGCCAATGCCAGACACTGCTCCACGGCCTCCAGGGCCTCGGCGTACTTTTCCCCCTCGAACCGGGCACGGGCCAGATTGTAGAACAGATTTTCGTCCTTTCTGGTCAGTTCAAGGGCGCGGTTGTAATAGTCCGCGGCCTCGGCAAACATGCCGTTCTTGCGAAGCTGGATGCCATACTCGTTGAAGAGGTGCTTGTGCTCGTCCTCGAAAGCCGCATCGATGCGGATGATGCGTTCGAAGACTTCCTGCGCCTTTTCGGTCTCGCCGCGCTGGATGTAGCACATGCCCACACCGAAGTTGGCGCGCACGTTCATCTCGTCCAGAGCAAGAGCCTTGTTGTACTCGAATTCGGCCGTGAAGCTTTCCCCGCGCTTGCGGAACTTGTCGCCGCGCGCCACGGCCTTCCGGATTTCCCGCATGCGGGTCATCACTTCCTTGTACAGTTCCGGATTGGGCAGATAATCCTTGAGCAGCTCATCGCGGGTAATGCGCTCCTTGGCGCCGACAGGCATGTTCTCGGAACTGAGGGGCTGGATTTCCACGAAGCCGTCATCCAGTTCCTGAACAAAATAGTTCATGGTCTGCCTGACCCGGCGGGCTGTGGTTCCCGCGCCGATCTTCATGGCCTTTTCTATGGAAAAAACGCCCTGAATCATGCTTTCACCATTCTGGTTCAGAGGGAGCATCACTGTATTTGTTCCTGTTCTTGCTGGTTTCACGGCCTCCGGCGGCAACGGCTGCCGGTTCCGGGCGGGCCGGACGCGCGCCCCGAAAGAACAGGATACCCGAGCACCCCGGGCCGTGTCGAGTCCCGCAAGCCGGTTCCGGGCCGGGTGCTCCGCTTGTCGCAAAAGTCAGACCAGTCCGAACACTTCGTCCAGCTCGGCAGCGGAGAGCGGCTTGTAGAAGAGATACCCCTGAACGAAATTGCAGCCTTCCCCTTCCAGAAAGGCGAGTTGCTGTGGCGTTTCCACGCCCTCGGCCACGACCTTGAGCCCCATGCTCTCGCCAAGGGAGAAGATGGTGCGCACAATGGCCTGACTGTCCGCGTCCGTGTCCACCTCGTTGATGAAGGTCCGGTCCACCTTGACCACGTCGATGGGAAACCGTTGCAGATAGGACAGGGAGGAATACCCGGTGCCGAAGTCGTCGATGCACACGTTGCTTCCCAGCTCCTTGAGCTGACGCACCATGTCCTCGGCCCGTGCCGGATCGTCCATGAGCGCGCTTTCCGTGATCTCGATGTTCAGGGTTTCGGACGGCAGCCCGGAATTCTGAAGCGCCTTGGTCACCTGCCCGATGAGCAGGGGCTGGCCAAAATGCTTGCCCGAGATGTTCACGTTGAGTTCCAGAGGCGCATGCATGGAATCCGGGAACAGGGTCTGCCACTGCCGGACCTGCGAGCAGGCCCGTTCCAGCACGAAATTGTCGATGGCGTAGATCAGGCCCGTGTCCTCGGCCAGCGGCACGAAATCCCCGGGCTGAATGATGCCGTGCTGCGGATGCCGCCAGCGCACCAGAGCCTCCACCCCGGAGATGAGACGCGTTTCCATGCTCACCACGGGCTGGTACACCACCTCGAATTCGCCCAGATCAACGGCACGGCGCAAATCGGTTTCCAGAGCCATGAGCTTCAGGGCCTGATCGTGCATCTTGCGGTTGAACACCTTGAAGCGCGACTTGCCCAGCTCCTTTGCCCGATACATGGCCGTGTCCGCGTCACGGAACAGGGCGTCGGGCCTTTCGTAGCCGTCGGTCTTGAGCACGATGCCGATGCTGGCCGAGGTGAACACCTCGTTGCCCCGGATGATGAACGGCTCGCGCACCCCGTCCAGAATGCGACGGGCAAAGGTGATGGCGTCGCGCGGCGCGGAAATCTCCTCCAGCAGGATGGCGAATTCGTCGCCGCCGAACCGGGCCACGGTATCCACGGACCGGGCGCATTTTTCCAGCACCCGGGCCACGCCGCGCAGCAGTTCGTCCCCGGTCTCGTGCCCGAGGCTGTCGTTGATGACCTTGAAGCGATCCAGATCCATGTACAGGACCGCGAAAAGATGCTTGCGCCGCCGGGCGCGGTCCATGGCCATGCGCAGGTGGTCCAGAAACAGGGCACGGTTGGGCAACCCGGTCAGGGGATCGTGAAACGCCTGCCGCTTGAGCTGGTCCTCGGCCTTCTTGCGCAGGGTGATGTCCTCCACCGAACCTTCATAGTAGATGATGGTCCCCTCGGAATCGGTCACGGCCCGGGAATTCTCGGAAATCCAGATCATCCTGCCGTCGCGGCGGCGGACCTTGGACACGAAGTCCTTGACCTCGCCCCGCTCCTGCATCTTCCGGGCGAACTCCCGACGGCGGCCCGGCTCCATGTAGAGCTGGGTGCCCACGTCATAGACCGAGCTCATCAGCTCTTCCGGGGTCTGGAACCCGATCAGTCGCGCCATGGCCGGATTCGCGCTCACGAACCGGCCGCTGGGCGTGCTCTGATAGATGCCTTCCACGGCCTTTTCGAAAATCGTGCGATACTTGCGCTCGGCCTTGCGCAAAGCTTCGCCGATGACCTTGCGTTCCGCGATCTCGATCTTGAGCTGGGTATTGGTGCGCAGGAGTTCCGCGGTCCGCGCCTCCACCTTCTGCTCCAGCGCGTCCTTGGCCTCCTGCAACTCCAGGGTCTTCTGACGCACGCGCTCCTCAAGGTTGGCCACCAGCTCGGCGATGTGGCGGGACATGGCACGCATGGCCCGGGCAAGCTGGCCGACTTCATCCCGGGACCGGATTTCCGGGACCTCGGCAAAATCGTTGCCCGCCACCTTGCGTGCGTATTCGGCGAGCAGGTTGATGGGCTTGGAAATGTTGAAGATGAACACGAAGGCCATGATCGTGCTGGCCAGAAACAGCACCAGCGTGATGCACTGCTGCTGGATCGTGGATTCCCGGATGTTGGCCGCAATGATGGACATGTCCATGCCGATGTGCACGAACCCGCCCAGTCCCGCG
Above is a window of Pseudodesulfovibrio tunisiensis DNA encoding:
- a CDS encoding prepilin peptidase, which translates into the protein MAEYVFPIPQWIFLVAAAVAGLELGGIATVFIHRWIAEQPIFRPFGSTCPYCENRLEWRDTIPLISYLLLRGRCRHCNMPIGPRYVLTELACCALSVALAHQFGPTLSWLVYLVFGVMLASASFIDFETFLLPDRITLGGTALALGAGFVLPRPGWEQAVLGALVGAGMFWILQQGYKLLRGQDGLGTGDVKLMGFIGAIVGVQGLPFTILAGGIAGLAGSLAYMVRPGAKGVQTRVPFGPFLSLGCLLYLLLGPSITLWWRY
- a CDS encoding phenylacetate--CoA ligase family protein, yielding MSGHRFIPRYSEDQLAQIQLDGLKWTVNHAFNGSPFYNTRLREAGVEPGDITSLDDIRKLPVTTAQDLRDEYPLPLLSVPESDIVRIHASSGTTGKRKVLSYTQRDVDVWKDMFARCYELAGLTVTDRVQICVGYGLWTAGAGFQAGCEHFGAMAVPVGPGLLDIQLQMLEDLGTTCMCSTASMALLMGEEVQKHGLRDRISLKKAIFGSEAHTPRMRKQFEEALGLEDSFDIAGMTELYGPGAGLECAAHQGIHYWADRYILEILDPVTLEPVAPGEQGEMVVTTLCKEGAPLIRYRTHDLSRIIPGLCDCGVTMPRHDRIFGRSDDMIIFRGVNIYPGQVASALAPFPELSSEYQILLTRREGLDHMTVRVERATGTDSANDERLARAVSDEIRKQILVRTTVAVVNPGELPRSFAKTKRVQDERD
- a CDS encoding YitT family protein is translated as MGKSLRYITDSLAWNVFLLVFGSFVFIIGYNGIAAHHDFIPGATYGLSVVAQKYEPSLSVGQWYFFLNLPLFLVAWKGVSRRFFFLNLFTMGLISLMTSYLPMDLGIQNEMNAAIAAGAIMGAGSGIILRSYGGGGGLDVVAVIMNRKYGWRIGVFYFAINAGVMVLAMAMYVPDKIIISLVMLAISSVVTEYVLSLFNQRKAVRIITNKSKAVVRRITRNRKLHATIIPAIGGYSGGRVDMVYSITDNLRLRALEQAVFQVDPNAVFVVENTFSVMGGNFARPKAY
- the truA gene encoding tRNA pseudouridine(38-40) synthase TruA produces the protein MARIRLTLAYDGTDFSGWQLQPRDRTVQGELELAAASILGHSVRAHGSGRTDAGVHALGQVAHFDVPDERADLPWARALNSLLPRDVRVLEAGPAYPDFHSRYSAVSKTYTYALWHTREYVLPQRRRFVWGCGSLDLENMERAAAHLCGTHDFAAFQNVGTPVKSTVRTISEFGFTHVPGCPETLWRVSADGFLKQMVRNLMGCLVAVGRGRLSPDDVPELLERVDRTLLPATAPPQGLTLEHVEYGGEEGKEAALGGIVE
- a CDS encoding MotE family protein, producing MMKNSSGNKRKTTKWQRFATNLRLSRILTALAFLAFLKLAAFCMLSVDSMTLNVLETVVPEVAQSVAVAAEEDASAKPDLAAEEKAAKEREAKAVEKAVGKDGTRTEKDLPAEWKALKRKEEELAVKERTLREMEAGIKAEAEQVRRMHAEIRQMLDEARNVKDKRVKQLVDMLSNTKAKKAAEILQNMDEDLAVKVLSGMRGRQAGEILTFVEAKKAAKLSEALTALQIPFQQ
- the fliJ gene encoding flagellar export protein FliJ encodes the protein MAKPFRFKLQKVLEYREQREEQARADLARAQRAHDDQQRVVRDLEARLAEHEARQGESASDVNMMWLWRQYREALAQDISVARVELSQLELKLQKCRREAIARSRDRKLLEKLKESQARKHHDEEQLREQKENDEMATIRHEPEAL
- the dinB gene encoding DNA polymerase IV; the protein is MQIWILHIDMDAFFASVEQLDNPALRGLPVAVGGSSDRGVISAASYEVRKYGVRSAMSVIKARQLCPDMVLVPGRMARYKEVSARVMGVLGEFSPLVEQASVDEAYMDGTGLERLFGPVEELGRRIKARMRARTGLTCSVGAAPIRFLAKIASDLDKPDGLAVIHPEDMDAFLLNLAVAKVPGVGKRMQETLRRFGVRTCGDVRRYPRDFWVQRLGKAGGVLFDRSHGIDPNGVCIDGGVKSTSAENTFEADTSDRGELRKWLLVQSERVGADLRRHGHRGRTVTLKVKFADFRQITRSRTLEARTDNTALIFETAWELLEQLELPRAVRLIGVGVSNFEARERQLSLLEQAEGPQEATSGLDRAVDAVRGRFGKGALVRGGLMDFRKRDGNSDH
- a CDS encoding cobyrinate a,c-diamide synthase, which encodes MSGRKGFVVAGTHSGCGKTSVALGLMGALARNGLRVQPFKCGPDFIDPGHHALASARSGEPVPSHNLDGWMLAPETNRALFIRHASDADVAVVEGVMGLFDGFSATNETGSTAQLAKMLDLPVILVVDARSMARSAAALVAGYAGFDRDLSIAGVIFNRVGSENHADLLREAMTLMPGIPVLGCLPRDESVTVPSRHLGLTTAEEEPDPALYSRLADWVAANINLDALLAALPVHEDEPNFEPVPPLGGVRIGLARDEAFCFYYEENLRLLRAAGARLVEFSPIRDRSLPEVDGLYFGGGYPELYAFELGQNNRLRRDIKAFCESGGPAYAECGGFMYLMDDIITNRGRYPMCGVFPCRAEMGDRFRALGYREITTTRDSLLGPAGTVARGHEFHYSTLRDNEQARALEPIYAMSGRKGPLDAAEGFLSGNVLGSYVHLHFGSCPNVPAALVEACRVHSPSQPPAA